The region AAGCACTTTAACGTGCATTTTTATACTGTCAAAGATATTTCATTCTCAATGCATGTGCGGGTAACTTCCTGCGCCACGTGAAGAATTTCACACCTCTGAGTTATGAATACATGTCACATATCTATTAAAACTTTGTTCGGACTCGTTATCTGACGATAAACAAGGTGAACTCACACTGACTCTGTGTATTTCTGTAGCTCATGCGAGCGTggttgattggatgacgtcacaagacAAACCGCTGTTGTAAAATACAGCGGACTCTAGGTGTACGAACGAAGCAATGGCGGAAGagtttttgcgatttttgaAGGGTTATATCAAGGCAGAAAAAGTTATGTCGGACGCGATTCATGGTAATTTCCCTTAGTTTGCAtctgtattttacatttttgagaaaaacggttggaaaaaaaatatgaaaatttcgtcgtagtagcactttaaaactACTGACAAAGATCTAATTTCATTGCTGTCGTGTATAGTTATACTAAGCAGGGATAGTACTTGTAATACTGGATCAAACGagtttttaaaagagaaaagttcGAATTATTGCTGTAAAGGTATTGAtaattgacgtttcgagtgttattCGTCAATTTCGTGAGTCAATGATAAAGCACCAAAATTGCTCAAGATACAAACCTCTTCATGACTTCATTCGCTGGTGTTAAATGACACAAGGAAAATATCTATAGGATCGCGGCATGCACACTTTGGTACGAAAATCTGTGGCATGCCCAATATCCTAGTTTTAAGGAATAATTAACTACCAAGGCGGGATGACACgatgatctttttctttaaagtacttttgttgcttttttcatCAGTTCGAAAGATACGTTGAACAGGTCCAGGGTTCAAGAAAAGTGCAGAATCATTTGGTGTTAACTTACAAACGAACATGAAGACTGTGAAAGCCACGTGTATTGTGCTTTCATGCAACGTGATCATGACGTTTTTGACCTACAGATTAAAAACGAGACAAAACACGCCTTGGTGATTATGGAGAGAAGCTCCTAACTTTCGCATCCGTCAATTAGTTGGAACTTTGTTTACACAAGCCTCACTGCGGGACACTTCAATGATTTTATGAATTGGTAAGGtgctttttgttgttattccAATGAATAAAAACCTTCGTTCGTCATTTAATTGGTAGATGACGGCCTCCACATTTGCCCGAGCAACACTCGTCAATCACATCTGGAGGTAAATTCAAGTTTGGACAAAGTTGTGCAAATGGAAGAATAGGTTGCTTGACCCAGGGCAAATTGTcctaagattttttttttaaagaatccGTActtagcaaaaacaaaaatgcaggCACCGGGCTGCATTTTCCGATAACTAATTAGAGGACAATTGATTGTGGCTTAGCATATAGCACGCGTATGCCATACGCTGGCTCGGTATCATTTGTCAGATTTGCTGTTTTCACTGAGAAGTCTTTTAATCGCGAAAGAGTAAgcaaataggccatttccgaattacctttggcctttttttcaaagcgagtcctggtgcttatgaaaattagtttcatttgcatgtgaatgaaaactaattttcgtatgaaaagatgagcaccaggactcgctttgaaaaagaggccaaaggtaattcggaaatagTCTGTTGCTATGGATatcatttcgtttttttgttgGACGCCTGCCTGAGACCTGTTGCTCCGATCTGAACTTACTCAACGGGTTTGAGATTGAAAACATTATAAAGGCATtataaagaaaatatttgaatGCCTTTTCAAGGGGCCCGTAGTAGAGCAGAATGAGCAAGAACTAAATTTTTATGCAGTCTGTCAGAGTGTAGAATCGTGTTTGCCAATGATGCACAAGATCAGCTCATTGGATCAGGTTTTTGAACGTGACCTTTATTCCAAGGAATAATTCACATCTCGCAATGCAAGTAACAAAACAGAAAGTTTCGATGGCAACGAAACCTGATTCGTGACTTAAGCGTAACAGCTTCGCGGTTGCGCTGTTGTAGAACGTAAATGACAATCAAAAAACACTGGATCCCGCATGGGTACCCTAGAACGTGTTTCAGGTCGTTGTATCGCAATGATAAGCTCGAAATTTCAGACCAAAGATGGCTTACACCAGAGGTGACTTTAGTTTTAGATGTCTGTCCCACAACAAGCAGTGTGAGAGAGAAATTTCGATCCCTAGCACAAGTCTGTGTGAGCGCTGTGTCCATTAATTCGTGATTCACCTTTTCCCGAGAAGAGTTAATCTTAGAATTTCTTCCCTTTTGACTGTTCTCGCGTAGGAGAACCGTTCAGACTCGTTCTAGAACAAGTCTACTTTGGAAAAGTTTGACTCTGAGACCCAGTGTGGGAGGTAAGGGCTCCTACTAATGTGCTGCTGGTCCTAAACCGATTGTAACAGATTCTTACCCTCTAAATGTTTATGGTCACTTACCACACATGTTTGAAAGTATAGTCCATGTGATAAGACACTAGAGAGCTTAAGCGCGAGACGTACTTGAGCCACGGACGAAAACAGGAAGTGAATatttcgcatgccaggacGTACAGTGATCTCTCCCAGATTtacaaactaatcgtctctacagtgaaaatatacttaacaatataaatgcGGTAGTGTGAAGTAAAATCGAATAGGAATTCAGTTCCGGTTGCCTGTTCGTGGCTGACAAACTTTACGTGCTTAAGTACAACATGGGTGAAATTTGCGCATGCGTGTTGGCAAAATCACATCATAACTGCGAGTTGCCCATATTTCTCAATGAAGTCATTTTTCCGTTTCCTACGTGCAAGATGATCTTCAATTTCAACCTTCGCGCTAAAGGCAGTCACTTGATTCTTACTGACGAACTGTGGCGTAGTACTGATTGACCTTTGCCACTACAACGGTTGCAGCTCCTCGTTGCGGAAAGATCATCTCCGTTTGCACTTCTCTAATAGCTTATGTAAACTGAGAAAGATGTTCAGTCTTTAGTGCTATTCTAAGAATTTCCGAGCCCCAAAAACAAGGAAcactaaaaatagaaaataaaatttcagagCCCCAAAAACAAGGAACACTAAAGAAAAGGAGAAGGAAGTTAGAAGTTCTTTTAAGATGTTCTCCAACAGTAAGTCACCCTATGCTTTCACAACCACATGAGGTCAAGCGGTTTCATTGCAGCAGCGAAGCATTGTGTAATTTGTGATGGAGTGCAAGTATTAGGCATGCGATCATCTCGGGAGGTATTCTCGCTACATTTTGCTACTAAATCAACAATTGAATGAAACCCAAGCTGGCGGGGCCTAACTGAGTCTATCCCTCCTTGTAATTCCTCCCTTCTGTTTTAATATCTTCAAAAAAGTGAAACaatgtggtgaaaaaagaaaaaagtgtgaCACATCTGAAAGGGCAATTGACGCAGCAAGTTTTAACTGAACGTTAGCGGTTAGGGTTAAAATCAACAGAGGTGGAGTTAAGACGAATTGATCCTTATGCCTTGCACTTAACTAaggcatttttgttttctttcctttagtTTGCCGCTCTTTTGGGGGGGTTTCCATGGTTATACATTAAATACAGAAGCTAGATCAAGACGGTACCGCACACATCCAGCGAAGGTAGGTCCACAGTGGTTGTTTGCTTGTCACGCACCAGGGGCTGCGCGACTTGAAAGCAACTCGAAAATATGTCTCTATTTCTTTTAAGGTTGTTCAAATGGCTCTGAAGAGGTATTTTCGAGTTGAAGGGTCAAGCGAAGGGACAGTTAAAGAGGCAAAAGAATTTCTTCAGCGACCCTGCACTAAAATTGTATCATGGGATACTTATATTACCTGGGCTGTCCGCTTCCTCTATATCGTCATAACGGTGATGACCTTCATACATCGCGAGCTCCTTCAAATATGGATTAACCAACTGTGGGCCTACTTGCTTACAAGTTGGATCTTCAATTGTGTTTATTTTGAAACGTGGTCGACTGTGATCAGTTACATTGTGgcctttttgtttccttggcTTATGAACCAGTTCAGTTGTTTCAAAAAGTACAGAATTGATCCCAGCATGAAATGGAAGTCGTACAGTCTTGTCTTTTACCTTAAAGAAACAGTTTTTTACGTGACTCCGTTGATGATTCTCGACACTTTCCTCgtgaaaaaatattacaaCGTAGATCCTCGCGAATGGGAGCTACGTCGCCAACTCTGGATTCAGCATACGCGAGCACTTCCTCGAGATCCACCGTCTTTAGCAGGAATAATTGGCTGTATTGTGAGTGCATTTTTAGTTTACGACCTTGTGTTCTTCTTCGTCCATTTTTGCGTGCATAAAAACGCCTGGCTGTACAAGCACGTACATGCAGACCACCATAACCATCCGCATTTCCAGGTAGAGGTTACAAATCAGCTCAGCTTGTTCGAAAGAATGACCTTAGTTTTATCAGCCAACGAATCTCTGAAGATCTTCAATTCACATCCTTTGACAAGAGCCATTTTTGTGCCCTTGTTTGTAGGCTGGTTGATTGAGAACCACAGTGGATTTGATGTTCCATGGACTTTGGACAAAATAATCCCCCTTGGGCTTGTTGGTGGGTCACGTGCCCATTTCCGTCATCATTGCCATGGCAACCGTAACTATCAGCCTTTCTTCACGTATATAGATAGTTTCATTCTCAATCCAAGAGGAAGTGAAACTGAAAGCCTGCATAAAAAATAGTTGACAACAAGTATATATTCCTCCGAACAGCAATCCTctattcaaaacaaagttaTGTTAAGCATTTCTGCTTATCGTCGACGCCACATTTTGCCAAGTTGTCTGGCACTAGGCAAAGATATTAATCGAAAGAAAGAATTTTACTATAAAATCTTTGCCTTAAATAAACGCATGTTTTGtactttcagttttttttgttgaagatTGTAAAATATGGGGCACTACTTTCTCCACAAGgttgaaataaaagtggctttcattctaaaaatattttgtttcctatTCGCTAGATCTTGACAGCTGACTTCGAAAAGGTTTCCATCGTTTGTGCACTGGCGCGGCTCATTAAAGAACAAACCATTTGGTTTCGGCGAGTTTCTGCCTGACGAGTGAATTCCACGTCCAATAATATACATAcaaaattttgttagtctttgaaaaatttactcgtgcctagggaccggtcattatttatgtagaGGGGGTGGGTGGGAGAAAAATGGGGAGGCCAAGGCTATTTTAAATTAGCAAAGAGGGGGgctattgttattttcttgttttctggTACAAAGATAAGGGGAGGTCAGATTTATAAGATTTATAAGAAGTCAATTCAAGAAAGTTAGAGTAGTGAACCAGTTGTATAGGATGAGGTATAAAGATATTGAAAACACTGATACTCTGATAAGTAATTTAACGTGATTCCCTGGTTTTGCATTGCGCAACATTTTTTGCGCATAACATAAGCGCAATTTTGTGTCTCGTCCCAGTCCCCACCGCGCCAATTCTCCATCCTGAGAGTGATCTCCGAATCCATGACCACATTTCACGGCAGTTTGTGAGGAAACAAGCCCGGTaacccccaatttttttttcaggtatttgctaagaacaggCTAATAGataacatatttgaagaagaaaaaaagtttgatagtagaacatgatttttttgggaaaatagtTCCGTACTgggtgtattttggccaaggcgaGGACCTAAAGCTAACCGCGGAACTGTTcgaaaaagtgcaatattccCACCACCAGACAATCAAAAACGGCTTAAATGAAGCAGTACTGCTTATGTGAATAAAAGAAGCTTTACTTTCGCGATAAAACTTTGAGTCTTTCAAGTAACCAAGACTTAATTCTGTATAAAGGagattcgaatttttaacgcCCAACCAATAAAATACCCCCCTTTAAGAGCCTGCTGAAGCGTAAACAAGTACGGTGacccatttttttattgcatttttttaattttcatatcATAAATCTTAActatgccaagtttcaaagaaagtttgatagtagaacaatttcaaaggaattacCTTAATACCATGACATTTGTTGTGTCCTCAacatgtgaataaaaaaacaaaaagaccaCAAGAAGTGCATGAAAAATTGAGCACTGGACTACTCGATACACTGATTTTGTAATTCAAGAGGTTGGTCGAAGGTTATCAAGAATCATCTAATAATTGTATGTGATAGGAAGCTTTCAATTATCACTGGCCTTATAAACATCTAGCCAGTAGATGTAAGGTAGTGGGAGAGGGGGTCCCAGGTTGAAATAATTGATAGATAAGGGGGGGTCActtgttatttgcataacctaatGGGGGGGCCCCGTAGAAAATTTGACAGCGCAAATTTTTTCTCCCACCCACCCTTCTACATAAAAAATGACCGGtttcttatttattccaaataattgcactcgaaatcatgtgattactatacaaatttcacttgaaaaaccGATATCGCACAGCAATTCCCGGGGCGTTCAAAAAGGttcaaaaatgcaataaataaatgaagggGAATCAGAAATAAATAACGCGAAAAGCAGCAAATAAGTCAGAACGGGAAGGCGCAAAAAACCTAttattcctgaaaaaaatattatatacCAAAAGCACTAAGTTCGATTTTGAGACGACAATAAGGCATTATAATGACGGCGTTGGGAGGCGGTTGGGAGAAAATCTAGTGGCTCTTGATAATTCTTCACGCTACAACCGCAAATGTCACGTCAGGCGAGGTAATGACGCATGACAACCCGGATTTGATcagaaaggtaaaaaaaatcataatttaAAATGCCTGGTGTGTAACTGAACGAATTGTTCATTTATTCTTGTTATTGGAAGTCAGACGTGACGTTGAAAATTGTAGCACGCAAGCTTGTCGTAGTGTTATGCCCGAGGCGGTGAGCCGGGGGCTGCGGTATGAGGTGGGGACTTTGAACGTCCGTGCTCGTCCCATGTGGGGAATTTAAGGAACCTTTGAACTTAAATGTTGGCCCCGGGATCGGGAAGTTTGAACAATGCTAAGAAATGCTGACCCCAGGGTCAGGAAGTTTGAACAATGTTAAAACGACGAAAGCAAGCAGGATTTTGAATGCGGGGAGCTTGAATAAGAAGGTTCTGCTATCTTGAAAGTACCCAGAATTCCCAGAAGTTCGAACACCGTTTCCACGACGCAGTCCTGCTCCAATAAAATGGAAGAACGAAAGGTATGATAAATCTTTTAAACTTTTGTCTTTATTGATCTCACTTGTAAACAAACATATTTTTCCCGTTGGTCTCACGGAATTTGTTTCCAtttatagagtgtgttcacatgacgtcacggcggccatgttggaggagtaaacaaagaaacggcggccatgttggagtgAAATACtcttttggggattgaactctatttttatgcaaattcccccttttgtttcattatgcaaatatggcttcagGTCACATGAGCGGACACACTCTGTTGCATATTCGTGCTATTCTTTCGTCTTTTTGTGATGCTTGATTAATCAAGCGCATCAGTTTataattgtttttgctttctatATAAACAGGTCCTTGAGGATAGAAATAGCCAGACAAACTAGTGTAAGAACTGGATTTTACTTTGCATATTGAAAACCAAGGGTGAATGTCATTCTTTTTGGACAACAGACGGAAATAGAGCTGGATTTTACGATAACGATAATTGTTTATAGTTAAGCTCATTACAGAAGAAAAATgttagatttttttgttttgtccaaaatcgAATTTAAAAGTGCTGAATTtattcaaaaagaaaagactttcCTAGCATTTGACGAGTACTGCACTTTGTTGGGATAGCAGTTTTAGAGCCCTGAGAGTGAGAGAGAATAGTTAGGTGTACAAGAATTTGGTTCCTTGTTTACATAAAGATACATTTTGTGTTAATGTTAAAGGTAAGTGATGATTGTAAACAGTGGTAACTACTTTCAAACTAAGTGATCATCTCTCTGAACCATTGGTTATGAGTAGAATCCACTGGAGTCACTGGTTTTTCTCTACAAAAAAGGACGTCTGAGCGTTAAGAACAGTATCCATTATCACATGAAACCGTACAGCATGAGGGCCattaaaaacttgaacaaaagATCCAAGATAACATTTAACGTTCttaattgaaatttttagattctttgaaaaactggagtGATTGTACATTTAGAATCTAGAATAGTGAGTGACTGATAATATTTTAGAGTGTGAGAATTCTTTGGCTGAGTGTAAATTATTAAACAAAACGAAGTCAAATTAAAGATTGTTTTTGAAGCTCTATTAGTATATAAATTTTATATAATGAGAACCTCCCACGGCTTTTCACTGGACCACCACAATCAATAAAAAGAGTCTTGTCAAATGCAAGCACATATTCTTTACTTCAGATGGCTTGAAATTCTCGGTCAGGTGGGTAACCTTGAACTCAGAACCTTTCTCCAAAGTGGGGAACTTTGAATTGAAATCTTATCCCAAGGGTTAGGAAGTttgacttcaaatttttgttcccaCCCTATCATCTTGTCAGTGGAATGATCAAACCTGTGGAGAAGTACAGTCAAAGAGAGAAAAGGAGTTAAACATACGCAAAGATATAATGGAAGGAATGTTGAACAAGGGCGTGATAGAAGGGATGTATCCTCAAAGGTGAAGGCAGCTTTTGATCCCACGCGAGAATGCGATAAAAGAGTGGAAGATTAAAAGGAAAGAGGTTTTCCTTAAAAGTTAGAGAGCAAATCTGTGATATTGAAAGGTTTTGCTTCTGAAGAGACCGTGGAGGATCTACCTCTacctaatctcgtacccagatctcactctgtcactggaaatgtgagatctggtaaagttcgacagtacaccatttttcattggccactaaaaaaaggttgcggCAATGCAATCTACGCTCCGATTCGCTTATTTCGCGGGGCACTTAATGAAGGTTTGCTTTTCGCAAgctcatgtgctgttttgaataaataccagttgtgcggaggaaagttttgtttttttcgacgccggaaaagctttacaattaaggaaaatcattttaaaaatttgcgacgtttgtgtaaatggtaccgacgaaagctccacgtaccctgccactcgaataaagttctgcgtAGCTTGATACGCGGTAGgcagaaactaataaattcaagttgaagtatgtaatttattcaaaacaatatttctcgagatcgtgtgaagaaaatagcactcgtTCATTAATTAAGCTtaagcgctcgtttcagtgattctgcagttgctccgacaatttttaaacaatctcgacCGTTGTAGCGCTTCTTTCTGCTTCGGCTAaagtttaaggtttccttgtcctctacccaagagaatctcttcaagaatactcttgaaatccatgtttatagacccatttcagaagtgacgtcacgtcacgtGATTTCGCGAAGTGGAGGacaagcatcaaaacaaatcgTATGTGTCCGAGGACCGATTGGAAGGTAATCTTGAAGATTTCGCGTGATAGTCAACTTTTGTTGCGGTGCTTGGCTGCCCAAATCGTTCCAACAGAGAGAAGGACAAAGGATATTGTCGTATTCCCGCAATCGTGTCGAGATCGAAGCCCAAAAAGCAAGCTTTGAGCGTCGAGCGACTTGGCTCGCCCGTCTTAGAAGGGACGATCTTGCAGCTGACGCTACTGCATTTAACAGAGTTTGCGGTGACCATTTTATATCAGGTATGTAACTTGGTGTAAGGCACAGTTTACAAGGTATTGATGTTCGATTTTTGTGACTACTGCGCGTGAGCGAAGTAGTCACTATTGCTATCTGTCAGTTTTCCGAAAGTGAGTAAGTAACAATAGAATATACTTAAGAGCCAATCAACACACAAAGTTAGCCAAAGTTCGGACTCCGCGAACACTACGATGATTTCGCGATAGTTCGCGATGACGAATGAAATACTCGGGTCTCTCTTGATCCGCAGAGCCGATGTCAGCGCTGGCAGACTATACAATGTGaggtgagtttttttttctttaatattttacaacatttgcTTCTCGCAGCtttcatattttgtttctGACCGACCAGATGAACGGTTACATGGCTCCATTTCAGCTTCTAGGTCGATATTTACGACAAATTTCGAAACCTGATTTGACAACGCGTAACAAACAACGCTTGCCCATGTAGTCTGCATACTCCACAATTTGGACTTATGTAAACCTCTCATGAGGAAAGCCTTTACAACTTCGCCTCTCCGGAGGATAATTGAGCCTTTTCGGTGAAAATCGAGTCCCACTGTGGGAAATCGGAGAATAATTCGACCGTCTTGTGCGATTATTCAGATTATTGATCATGATTGATCCTCCTCGGAGAATAATTGATCGCGTATACTCGTTTACTGAAGCCgttgaaggaaaaataaagtaCTTTCAGGGAAGACATGAACCTGTTCCTGCTTATAAGAATATTTAGCCGGTTTACGGGATAAACAACAATTTTGGGGGAAATCAAAACGCTAAAAGAATTTCAAGTAGCACGTGGTTGTCAAACTGATGCATGTAAATTCTACAGTGGTCGAGAAACTATCGATATGAAAGCTGTGGTGAATCATTCCTAAAGCTCTTCTGTAATTATTTCTGGCAAATGTAACAAGTTAAATGTAAGTAATGAACATAGTTCTAATGAGGCTTCAATTACTGTATACAAACTGACTGTAAGATAGCTTTGTAAACAATCGAAGATCGATCGACACTTGACAGAGCACCTTCTTGAAAAGCAAAGTTacattaatattgtttatCTTTCGTAGAACAtagaagaaaaagaggaattacAAGGCTATCTTCATGACGTTTCCACGGTCAAAAAGAGTGAAAAAGTGCCTTACTTTGATATGTGTATACAAACAGAGAGTGAATTACTCCAAGGAGTTTGTTTTTCGCCTGTCATGCACTTTCTGATTTGGAAGAAGGGAAAACCTATCAGTTTGATAACCTTCTAGTAAGAAGAGAATACAACACCAAAGATGTAATCttagcaaaaccaaaaactgGGTGCAAAGCTGTCGAGACTGCTTCGTTCAAGGAAAATGTGATTCAACCTTTTGAACCACTCAAGTCACTTACAACAAGTACTACACCTACAGAAATACTTGGAGTTCAGTCATTCCCTGCCTATCATTCATGTTGCCAATGCAAAAAGAAGATCATTCTGGAAAAATCCACAGTTATTACTTGTAATATATGTGACGTAAAGCAGAAAGTGAAGTCAACCACCGAACAGTGTTACATAGAATAGACATCAATGCAGCAAAAGTAACAGTAGCACTTTTTCATGACATCATCAAAAATCTGCTGATATCCCAAGGGAAACATGGTCTGCCCATAAATGAAGATAATGTAACATCTCTCTTCCTTAAGCTTCTAACATTGAGCAGCAGTCGCAAAGCAGTCgcaaaaacagtgaaaactgagcaacaaaacaaacacttgTTCAACACTTGCAGAAACTGTAAGACAAAAACTTTAAACGTTCTTGTTATTCCTACTactaaaattaacttttttaatgaaagtgaaataGTTAACTTTTTGCAGTTCTGATGGTTACTGATAGTTAACCATACAGTAccgttcaaaagtaagttgacagtctGTTGCGAGTCTCGATTCtcgactcgattctcgattccTGCGAGAATCGAgtatcgagaatcgagaacctttcatcgagaatcgagaacctgttatcgagaatcgagaacttttaatcgagaatcgagtcgaGGATCGAGTCTGAAAGCAAAGATTCTCCCATGACTGATTTCTCGATAATTTTACGTTGAGCGAGCAAAACGAACCGCAAGCGGCTACACCAGTATTGCGCGAGCGGGTATATGCTTCAGAGCGAGAAAAGAGCAAGTTAAAGTTAATCGGTGAAGTGTGTCTTAAAGTATTTCCTCTAATGCATTTTCAAATGCCTGCTccaaatgcagaaaaaaatatattcactTATGTATGTTTGCGTTCTCGACAATTTGAATTCGATCGGGCAAAACGGATCGCAAGCGACCACACGAGTGCTGCGCGAGTGGCTGTTTTCTTTAAAGCGATACAAGAGCGAAAAATGTCAACT is a window of Acropora palmata chromosome 11, jaAcrPala1.3, whole genome shotgun sequence DNA encoding:
- the LOC141897175 gene encoding cholesterol 25-hydroxylase-like isoform X1, coding for MNCLPLFWGGFHGYTLNTEARSRRYRTHPAKVVQMALKRYFRVEGSSEGTVKEAKEFLQRPCTKIVSWDTYITWAVRFLYIVITVMTFIHRELLQIWINQLWAYLLTSWIFNCVYFETWSTVISYIVAFLFPWLMNQFSCFKKYRIDPSMKWKSYSLVFYLKETVFYVTPLMILDTFLVKKYYNVDPREWELRRQLWIQHTRALPRDPPSLAGIIGCIVSAFLVYDLVFFFVHFCVHKNAWLYKHVHADHHNHPHFQVEVTNQLSLFERMTLVLSANESLKIFNSHPLTRAIFVPLFVGWLIENHSGFDVPWTLDKIIPLGLVGGSRAHFRHHCHGNRNYQPFFTYIDSFILNPRGSETESLHKK
- the LOC141897175 gene encoding cholesterol 25-hydroxylase-like isoform X2 yields the protein MALKRYFRVEGSSEGTVKEAKEFLQRPCTKIVSWDTYITWAVRFLYIVITVMTFIHRELLQIWINQLWAYLLTSWIFNCVYFETWSTVISYIVAFLFPWLMNQFSCFKKYRIDPSMKWKSYSLVFYLKETVFYVTPLMILDTFLVKKYYNVDPREWELRRQLWIQHTRALPRDPPSLAGIIGCIVSAFLVYDLVFFFVHFCVHKNAWLYKHVHADHHNHPHFQVEVTNQLSLFERMTLVLSANESLKIFNSHPLTRAIFVPLFVGWLIENHSGFDVPWTLDKIIPLGLVGGSRAHFRHHCHGNRNYQPFFTYIDSFILNPRGSETESLHKK